A genome region from Rhizobium favelukesii includes the following:
- a CDS encoding polyamine ABC transporter substrate-binding protein: protein MSKDDYKDNLPISAEGFMDEFMRLKRGSVSRRHFLGVTGLGLATAVMSRFPGALSTSAYAAGELGTQMSIATWPNYHDPATFENFKAATGVAVEVNVFGSNEEMLAKLQAGASGWSLFVPTNYTISTHQKLGLIEELDLSKIPNFSRSTENPRFTKEGQIDGKTYAVPKNWGTTGFSVNTSKIKTKLSSWKDFFEIVQTEADGRAMVHDYQLTTIGSALVSLGYGFNSIKPEELAKAEELLIKVKPHLFAINSDYQPGMRATDAWMTMCWTNDGAQLNRDMPELAYVLGADGGEIWTDYYAIPKDAPNKAAGYALLNYLMDPANAAKEHIANGAPATDSRVISLLPKEVTSNKIVYPDEASLTPLEFGAAVTLTDPGRAELMARFKSA from the coding sequence ATGAGCAAGGACGACTATAAGGATAACCTCCCCATTTCCGCCGAAGGCTTCATGGACGAGTTCATGCGCCTGAAGCGCGGCTCCGTCAGCCGCCGTCACTTCCTCGGCGTCACCGGCCTCGGTCTTGCGACCGCCGTGATGTCGCGCTTTCCCGGCGCGCTGTCGACATCGGCCTACGCCGCCGGCGAACTTGGTACGCAGATGTCGATTGCGACCTGGCCGAACTATCACGACCCGGCGACCTTCGAGAACTTCAAGGCGGCAACGGGCGTTGCCGTCGAAGTCAACGTTTTCGGGTCGAACGAGGAAATGCTGGCAAAGCTGCAGGCGGGTGCTTCCGGCTGGTCGCTGTTCGTGCCGACCAACTACACGATTTCAACCCACCAAAAGCTCGGCCTGATCGAAGAGCTGGATCTTTCAAAGATTCCGAATTTCAGCCGGTCGACTGAAAACCCGCGCTTCACCAAGGAAGGCCAGATCGACGGCAAGACCTATGCCGTGCCGAAGAACTGGGGCACGACCGGCTTTTCCGTCAATACTTCGAAGATCAAGACGAAGCTTTCGAGCTGGAAGGACTTCTTCGAGATTGTCCAGACCGAAGCCGACGGCCGCGCCATGGTGCATGATTATCAGCTGACCACAATCGGCAGCGCGCTGGTTTCGCTGGGCTACGGTTTCAATTCGATCAAGCCGGAGGAACTGGCGAAGGCAGAAGAGCTGCTGATCAAGGTGAAGCCGCATCTCTTCGCCATCAACTCCGACTATCAGCCGGGCATGCGCGCCACGGACGCGTGGATGACGATGTGCTGGACGAATGATGGCGCGCAGCTCAACCGCGACATGCCTGAGCTTGCCTACGTGCTTGGGGCAGACGGCGGCGAAATCTGGACCGACTACTACGCGATCCCGAAGGACGCTCCGAACAAGGCGGCCGGCTACGCCCTTCTCAACTACCTGATGGATCCTGCGAACGCGGCGAAGGAGCACATCGCCAACGGCGCGCCGGCCACCGACAGCCGCGTCATTTCATTGCTGCCGAAGGAGGTCACCTCGAACAAGATTGTCTATCCGGATGAAGCGTCACTGACGCCGCTGGAATTCGGCGCCGCCGTAACCCTGACCGATCCGGGTCGTGCCGAGCTGATGGCGCGGTTCAAGTCGGCGTGA
- a CDS encoding ABC transporter ATP-binding protein → MASASTNDIEFRSVTKNYGAVTAVTDINLNVPKGAFLALLGPSGCGKTTCLRMIGGFEQPSEGTVLIDGREMNGVPAYRRPVNMVFQHYALFPHFDVRHNVAYGLKQMRPKLGAAEIDRRVTEALEMVRLGGFAKRRIHEMSGGQQQRVALARAIVNRPSVLLLDEPLAALDKKLRSAMQIELQTLQRELGITFVLVTHDQEEALSMADIVCVMSAGRIRQLGSPQEVYDVGKTNRVKATMEADGTTLRLADGSAIAARSRVVSPGEMIVAIRPEFIRLTRAQAPGFASFKGTVTHRIFLGSSAEYAVTVPRLGDFLVTADRRNMNESDLVEPGEAVFLGFDPLAAHVFPASSAA, encoded by the coding sequence GTGGCATCCGCTTCGACGAACGATATCGAATTCCGTTCGGTCACAAAGAACTATGGCGCTGTGACCGCCGTAACGGACATCAACCTCAATGTGCCGAAGGGCGCCTTTCTGGCGTTGCTCGGTCCTTCCGGCTGCGGCAAGACCACTTGCCTGCGCATGATCGGGGGCTTCGAGCAGCCAAGCGAAGGCACCGTGCTGATCGACGGGCGCGAGATGAACGGCGTCCCCGCCTACCGACGCCCGGTGAACATGGTCTTCCAGCACTATGCACTGTTTCCGCATTTCGACGTCCGGCACAACGTTGCCTATGGTCTGAAGCAGATGCGGCCCAAGCTTGGGGCGGCGGAAATCGACCGGCGCGTCACCGAGGCGCTTGAAATGGTGCGGCTCGGCGGCTTCGCCAAGCGCCGCATACACGAGATGTCCGGCGGTCAGCAGCAGCGGGTGGCGCTGGCGCGCGCGATCGTCAACCGTCCGTCGGTGCTGCTGCTCGATGAGCCGTTAGCCGCGCTCGACAAGAAGCTGCGCTCGGCCATGCAGATCGAACTACAGACATTGCAACGTGAACTCGGCATTACCTTTGTTCTGGTCACCCATGATCAGGAGGAAGCGCTCTCGATGGCAGATATCGTCTGCGTGATGAGCGCAGGGCGCATTCGCCAGCTAGGCTCACCGCAGGAGGTCTATGATGTCGGCAAGACCAATCGGGTGAAGGCAACGATGGAGGCGGACGGCACGACGCTGCGTCTTGCTGACGGCTCGGCTATCGCTGCCCGGAGCCGGGTTGTTTCGCCCGGCGAAATGATCGTCGCGATCCGCCCGGAATTTATCCGCCTGACACGGGCGCAGGCGCCCGGCTTTGCCAGCTTCAAGGGCACGGTCACCCATCGCATCTTCCTCGGTTCTTCTGCGGAATATGCGGTGACGGTTCCGCGGCTCGGCGACTTCCTGGTCACGGCCGACCGGCGCAACATGAACGAGAGCGACCTGGTCGAGCCGGGCGAGGCGGTTTTCCTCGGTTTCGATCCACTCGCAGCCCACGTCTTTCCAGCATCAAGTGCAGCATAA
- a CDS encoding IS630 family transposase (programmed frameshift) yields MGKSHSVDLRQRVVSMVASGQSRRAAARHFAISDSSAIKLLQRRERTGLITPARQGRPPGAGKLSAFRDFLVAQVEGKPDITMPELARRLEDEHGLVIPPSSLSRFLITQGYTYKKTIMASERARADIRKDRDVWISKRQPRMRFEPHRLVFLDETSVNTKMVRLRGRSPRGERLITDAPFGHWGTQTFIAGLRCFGLTAPWIIDRPMNREIFDTYIETQLAPTLEPGNVVILDNLRVHKSDKAKACLKEVGAWLLFLPSYSPDLNPIEMAFAKIKAHLRAAAARTFDALSNALGSICNLFNSQECRNYFTAAGYGFD; encoded by the exons ATGGGTAAATCTCATTCTGTTGATCTTCGTCAGCGTGTTGTTTCCATGGTCGCTAGCGGCCAATCACGGCGAGCCGCTGCCCGTCATTTCGCAATCAGCGACAGCAGTGCGATCAAGCTGCTGCAACGCCGGGAGCGGACTGGGCTGATAACCCCCGCGCGTCAAGGAAGGCCACCAGGTGCAGGGAAACTGTCGGCGTTTCGCGATTTCCTGGTCGCACAGGTCGAAGGCAAACCGGATATCACCATGCCAGAGCTTGCCCGTCGCCTTGAGGATGAACATGGATTGGTTATTCCACCATCGTCCCTGTCGCGGTTTTTGATAACGCAGGGATACACATATAAAAAAACA ATAATGGCGTCGGAACGCGCTCGCGCTGATATCCGAAAGGATCGTGATGTCTGGATTTCGAAACGCCAACCCCGGATGCGATTTGAACCGCATCGACTTGTTTTCTTGGACGAAACCTCGGTGAACACAAAGATGGTGAGACTGCGTGGGCGCTCCCCGCGCGGCGAGCGTCTCATCACGGATGCGCCCTTTGGCCACTGGGGGACACAGACATTCATTGCAGGCTTGCGCTGTTTCGGTCTTACTGCGCCCTGGATTATTGACAGGCCGATGAACCGGGAAATCTTCGACACCTACATCGAGACCCAGCTTGCGCCGACACTCGAACCAGGCAATGTCGTCATCCTGGATAATCTTCGCGTTCACAAGAGCGATAAAGCCAAAGCCTGCCTCAAGGAAGTTGGTGCGTGGCTCCTGTTTCTGCCGTCTTATTCGCCAGATTTGAACCCGATCGAAATGGCCTTCGCCAAAATTAAGGCCCATCTCCGAGCCGCCGCCGCTCGCACGTTTGACGCACTCTCAAATGCGCTCGGATCCATCTGCAACCTCTTCAACAGCCAAGAATGTCGAAACTATTTTACAGCCGCAGGCTATGGGTTCGATTAA
- a CDS encoding DUF1127 domain-containing protein, giving the protein MNVARSFNNWRKFRQTVTELGRMSSRELQDLGIDRADIRSVARASIAR; this is encoded by the coding sequence ATGAACGTAGCACGCTCTTTCAACAACTGGCGCAAGTTCCGTCAGACCGTTACCGAACTTGGCCGCATGTCCAGCCGCGAACTGCAGGACCTCGGTATTGACCGCGCCGACATCCGCAGCGTTGCCCGCGCATCGATCGCGCGCTAA
- a CDS encoding helix-turn-helix domain-containing protein: MTDNEKYGQKQTILSQDPHRIREPRENNLEMAIGHEVRTYRKALGITVTDLAAATGISVGMLSKIENGNISPSLTTLQALTRALGVPLTAVFRRFEEPHNAIFVKAGEGVNIERRGTRAGHQYSLLGHIANNTSGVTVEPYLITLTAESDVFPTFQHEGMEFLFMLEGEVVYRHGDQLYTMQPGDSLFFDADSPHGPQELVQLPARYLAIISYPQRRSQTN, encoded by the coding sequence ATGACCGACAACGAGAAGTATGGACAAAAGCAGACCATTTTGTCCCAGGATCCGCACCGGATTCGCGAGCCCCGGGAAAACAATCTGGAAATGGCCATAGGGCACGAGGTCAGAACCTATCGCAAAGCGCTCGGCATCACCGTCACCGACCTCGCAGCAGCGACCGGTATTTCGGTGGGCATGCTGTCGAAGATCGAGAACGGCAACATTTCACCCTCGCTGACCACGCTGCAGGCACTGACCAGAGCGCTCGGTGTGCCGCTCACGGCCGTCTTTCGCCGGTTTGAGGAGCCCCACAATGCGATATTCGTCAAAGCCGGCGAAGGTGTGAACATCGAGCGGCGCGGTACGCGCGCGGGGCATCAGTACAGCCTGCTCGGTCACATCGCCAACAATACCAGTGGCGTCACTGTCGAACCTTATCTCATAACGCTGACGGCCGAATCCGATGTCTTCCCGACGTTCCAGCATGAAGGTATGGAGTTCCTCTTTATGCTGGAGGGCGAAGTGGTTTACCGCCACGGCGATCAGCTCTACACCATGCAGCCGGGTGACAGCCTGTTTTTCGATGCCGATTCGCCTCACGGACCGCAAGAACTGGTTCAACTGCCGGCTCGCTACTTGGCAATCATCAGCTACCCGCAGAGGCGGAGCCAAACCAATTGA
- a CDS encoding sarcosine oxidase subunit gamma family protein, which produces MVDFSHLHRPALADAKSGSFGASSTGKRIRLTALPEGHVLQVLAARGSGELQSLIPRIGDGTPHSVRPYGPGQWFVVGDAPLSATEIFGRTPLLDGRAWLSDQGHGRIRIGISGPAVETVLAKGTAVDLDSANFPVGRSAITLIGHISALITRTGMESFELLVLRGFAESLWDELIQMSLEFGVDAKTMR; this is translated from the coding sequence ATGGTTGATTTTTCGCACCTTCACCGTCCTGCCCTTGCGGACGCCAAGTCCGGTTCGTTCGGCGCATCTTCAACCGGTAAGCGGATCAGGCTTACGGCTCTGCCGGAAGGTCACGTACTGCAGGTTCTCGCAGCGCGTGGAAGCGGCGAGCTGCAGAGCCTGATCCCAAGGATCGGCGATGGTACCCCTCATTCGGTACGTCCCTATGGCCCGGGACAATGGTTCGTCGTCGGCGATGCGCCTCTTTCCGCCACTGAAATTTTCGGCAGGACGCCGCTTCTGGACGGCAGGGCCTGGCTTTCCGATCAAGGCCATGGCCGCATCCGGATCGGCATCAGCGGACCGGCTGTCGAGACCGTCCTTGCCAAGGGCACGGCCGTCGACCTAGACAGCGCCAACTTCCCCGTCGGCCGATCCGCCATAACGCTGATCGGCCATATCTCGGCGCTGATCACGCGAACGGGCATGGAAAGTTTCGAGCTTCTGGTGTTGCGCGGCTTTGCCGAAAGCCTCTGGGACGAACTCATCCAGATGAGTCTCGAGTTCGGCGTGGACGCAAAAACGATGCGTTAG
- a CDS encoding sarcosine oxidase subunit alpha family protein gives MSSHRLSKGGRIERAKPLDFTFDGKPMQGFFGDTLASALLANGRQLVGRSFKYHRPRGILTAGAAEPNALVTIGEGGRTEANTRATLVELYSGLKAKSQNRWPSVDFDLGAINSLLSPFLGAGFYYKTFMWPATFWEKVYEPIIRKAAGLGRSTYEPDPDAYEKCWAHCDLLVIGAGPTGLAAALTAGRAGARVVLADDGFELGGSLLSETAPVVGKSASDLLAQTLAELADMPNVRLFSRTTVFGWYDGNVFGAVESVQKNTATVNPNRPVERIWRIAAKQVILASGAEERPLVFGGNDIPGVMMAGAMRSYLNRQAIAPGKSTVIFTNDASGYATAADLEAAGLEVAAIVDSRPDAPRTWSGKARILPGAVVVDAKGGKSVKGVTVLNNGRPETISADALGMSGGWSPIIHLACHRGAKPVWSDAKAVFLAPETQEGLTAAGAAAGIGSVEACLADGAGKATSALQALDFSNATAAFAAKADTTTVSKPLWRVHGSKGKAFVDYQNDVHLKDLGLAVSEGYGHVELAKRYTTNGMATDQGKLSNVNAIGILAEARKVSPADVGTTTFRPFYTPLSFGALTGASKGKHFQPVRKSPLHEWAKKNGAVFVETGLWYRSSWFPKVGETTWRESVDREVLNVRENAGICDVSTLGKIEIFGKDAAEFLNRIYCNAFLKLPVGKARYGLMLREDGMIYDDGTTSRLGETHFFMTTTTAYAAGVMNHLEFCAQALWPDLDVQFASSTDQFAQIAVAGPKSRMILQTLVDEDISDAAFPFLGAKEVSLCGGKLTGRLFRISFSGELAYELAVPAGYGEAIADAIMEAGKPHGICPYGVEALGVMRIEKGHVTHSEINGTVIPSDLGFAKMVSTAKPDFIGKAMLSREGLTADDRLSLVGVRPLDPATTFKTGSHILSDGAVPSLESDQGYVSSSCYSPNLGSTIGLALVKHGPKRHGEHVTVWNDLKNEYTKAVLCSPVFFDPENGKLHG, from the coding sequence ATGAGTTCCCATCGTCTTTCCAAGGGCGGTCGCATCGAGCGCGCCAAGCCGCTCGATTTCACCTTCGACGGCAAGCCGATGCAGGGTTTTTTCGGTGACACGCTGGCTTCGGCGCTTCTCGCAAACGGCCGCCAGCTTGTCGGCCGCAGCTTCAAATATCATCGCCCGCGCGGTATCCTGACCGCCGGTGCCGCCGAACCCAATGCACTCGTCACGATCGGCGAGGGCGGACGCACCGAAGCCAATACCCGCGCCACACTGGTCGAGCTCTACAGTGGCCTCAAAGCAAAAAGCCAGAACCGCTGGCCCTCGGTCGATTTCGACCTCGGTGCCATCAACAGCCTGCTCTCGCCCTTCCTCGGCGCCGGCTTCTACTACAAGACCTTCATGTGGCCGGCGACCTTCTGGGAAAAGGTCTACGAGCCGATCATCCGCAAGGCGGCAGGCCTTGGCCGCTCAACCTATGAGCCTGATCCGGACGCCTACGAAAAATGCTGGGCGCATTGCGATCTTCTGGTCATTGGCGCGGGCCCCACAGGTCTCGCTGCCGCCCTGACCGCAGGCCGCGCCGGTGCCCGCGTCGTCCTCGCCGACGACGGTTTTGAACTCGGCGGCTCGCTGCTATCAGAAACGGCGCCGGTCGTCGGCAAATCTGCAAGCGATTTGCTGGCTCAAACGCTGGCTGAACTGGCAGATATGCCGAACGTCCGTCTTTTCTCCCGGACGACTGTGTTCGGCTGGTACGACGGCAATGTCTTTGGCGCTGTCGAAAGCGTACAGAAGAACACCGCCACGGTGAACCCGAACCGGCCGGTAGAGCGCATCTGGCGCATCGCCGCCAAACAGGTGATCCTCGCCTCCGGCGCAGAAGAGCGGCCGCTGGTTTTCGGCGGCAACGACATCCCCGGCGTGATGATGGCAGGGGCGATGCGCTCCTATCTCAACCGACAGGCTATCGCGCCCGGAAAAAGCACGGTCATATTCACCAACGATGCCTCCGGTTACGCGACCGCCGCCGATCTGGAAGCGGCCGGCCTTGAGGTCGCGGCCATCGTCGACAGCCGCCCGGATGCCCCGCGCACATGGTCCGGCAAGGCACGCATCCTCCCGGGCGCCGTGGTTGTCGACGCCAAGGGCGGCAAGAGCGTCAAGGGTGTGACCGTCCTCAACAATGGCCGCCCCGAAACGATCTCCGCAGACGCGCTCGGCATGTCCGGTGGCTGGAGCCCGATCATTCATCTCGCCTGCCATCGCGGCGCAAAGCCGGTCTGGTCGGATGCCAAGGCTGTTTTCCTCGCTCCGGAAACGCAAGAGGGACTGACCGCCGCTGGTGCCGCTGCCGGCATTGGCAGCGTCGAAGCTTGCCTTGCAGACGGTGCCGGCAAAGCCACGTCGGCCCTGCAGGCGCTCGACTTCTCGAATGCAACAGCCGCTTTCGCCGCAAAGGCCGACACGACAACCGTCTCAAAGCCGCTCTGGCGCGTCCACGGATCGAAGGGCAAGGCCTTCGTCGACTATCAGAACGACGTCCACCTCAAGGACCTCGGCCTCGCGGTCAGCGAGGGCTATGGCCATGTCGAGCTTGCCAAACGCTATACCACCAACGGCATGGCAACCGATCAGGGCAAGCTGTCGAACGTCAACGCCATCGGCATTCTTGCCGAAGCGCGAAAGGTCTCGCCAGCCGATGTCGGCACAACGACGTTCCGCCCGTTCTACACGCCGCTTTCTTTCGGTGCGCTGACCGGCGCTTCCAAGGGCAAGCACTTCCAGCCGGTGCGCAAGTCGCCGCTGCATGAGTGGGCCAAGAAGAACGGTGCGGTCTTCGTCGAAACGGGCCTTTGGTACCGCTCCTCCTGGTTCCCGAAGGTGGGCGAAACGACCTGGCGTGAAAGCGTCGATCGCGAAGTGCTGAATGTCCGCGAGAATGCCGGTATCTGCGACGTCTCCACTCTCGGCAAGATCGAGATTTTCGGCAAGGACGCCGCCGAATTCCTCAACCGGATCTATTGCAACGCCTTCTTGAAGCTACCGGTCGGCAAGGCGCGCTACGGCCTGATGCTGCGTGAAGACGGGATGATCTACGATGACGGCACCACGAGCCGCCTTGGCGAAACTCATTTCTTCATGACGACGACCACCGCCTATGCGGCAGGCGTCATGAACCATCTGGAATTCTGCGCCCAGGCGCTATGGCCCGATCTCGACGTGCAGTTCGCCTCCTCGACCGATCAATTTGCACAGATTGCCGTTGCCGGACCGAAATCCCGCATGATCCTTCAGACGCTGGTGGATGAGGACATTTCCGACGCGGCCTTCCCATTCCTTGGGGCAAAGGAAGTGTCGCTCTGCGGCGGTAAGCTCACCGGACGGCTGTTCCGCATCTCGTTTTCCGGCGAGTTGGCCTACGAACTGGCGGTTCCTGCCGGCTACGGCGAAGCGATCGCCGATGCGATCATGGAGGCCGGCAAGCCGCACGGCATCTGCCCTTACGGTGTCGAGGCGCTGGGCGTCATGCGCATCGAGAAAGGCCATGTCACCCATTCCGAGATCAACGGCACGGTCATCCCGTCGGACCTCGGCTTCGCCAAAATGGTCTCCACGGCCAAGCCGGACTTCATCGGCAAGGCGATGCTCTCACGGGAAGGTTTGACGGCAGATGATCGGCTTTCACTCGTCGGCGTCAGACCGCTCGATCCAGCGACGACGTTCAAGACAGGCTCGCATATCCTCTCGGATGGTGCCGTACCCTCGCTCGAAAGCGACCAGGGCTACGTCTCCTCCAGCTGCTATTCGCCTAACCTTGGCTCGACCATCGGTCTGGCCCTGGTCAAACACGGCCCGAAGCGCCACGGCGAGCATGTCACCGTCTGGAACGACCTGAAAAACGAATACACCAAGGCCGTGCTCTGCAGCCCGGTTTTCTTCGATCCGGAAAACGGAAAGCTCCATGGTTGA
- a CDS encoding sarcosine oxidase subunit delta, with the protein MASLIACPHCGPRPKEEFTVRGDAGITRPAPNAGEDTWYAYVYLRDNPRGRHKEHWHHTSGCRRWLVVERDTTTHAIYAVSDASARGETA; encoded by the coding sequence ATGGCCAGCCTGATCGCCTGCCCCCATTGTGGGCCGCGCCCCAAGGAAGAATTCACCGTGCGCGGCGACGCCGGCATAACCCGCCCGGCACCCAATGCCGGTGAGGACACCTGGTACGCATACGTCTACCTGCGCGACAATCCGCGCGGACGTCACAAGGAACATTGGCACCACACATCCGGCTGCCGCCGCTGGCTGGTGGTCGAGCGCGATACGACGACCCACGCGATCTATGCGGTATCGGATGCCAGCGCCCGCGGAGAGACCGCATGA
- a CDS encoding sarcosine oxidase subunit beta family protein, with protein sequence MRYSAFSVFLNALRGNKGWTPAWRSPVPKNHYDVIIVGGGGHGLATAYYLAKEFGVTNVAVLEKGYVGSGNVGRNTTIIRSNYLLQGNNPFYELSMKLWEGLEQDFNFNAMVSQRGVLNLYHSDAQRDAYTRRGNAMRLHGVDADLLDRNAVRQLLPFLDFDNARFPIQGALMQRRGGTVRHDAVAWGYARGADSRGVDIIQNCEVTGIRRENGRVVGVETSQGFIGCGKLALAAAGNSTTVADMVDLKLPIESHVLQAFVSEGLKPFIDNVVTFGAGHFYVSQSDKGGLVFGGDIDGYNSYAQRGNLATVEHVAEAGVAMIPALSRVRVLRAWGGVMDMSMDGSPIIDRTAIDNLYLNAGWCYGGFKATPASGFCYAHLIAKNEPHETGRAFRLDRFARGRMIDEKGVGSQPNLH encoded by the coding sequence ATGCGCTACTCTGCCTTTTCCGTTTTTCTGAATGCCCTGCGTGGCAACAAGGGCTGGACGCCTGCATGGCGCAGCCCGGTTCCGAAGAACCACTATGACGTCATCATCGTCGGCGGCGGCGGGCATGGTCTGGCCACGGCCTATTATCTCGCTAAGGAATTCGGCGTCACCAATGTGGCGGTGCTGGAAAAGGGCTATGTCGGCTCCGGCAATGTCGGCCGCAACACCACAATCATCCGCTCCAACTACCTGCTGCAGGGCAACAACCCGTTTTACGAGTTGTCGATGAAGCTCTGGGAGGGACTGGAGCAGGACTTCAACTTCAATGCCATGGTTTCGCAGCGCGGCGTACTCAACCTCTACCATTCTGACGCCCAGCGCGACGCCTACACGCGGCGCGGCAATGCCATGCGTCTGCACGGCGTTGATGCCGACTTGCTCGACCGTAACGCCGTGCGACAGCTGCTGCCCTTCCTCGATTTCGACAATGCCCGCTTCCCGATCCAGGGCGCGCTGATGCAGAGGCGCGGCGGCACCGTGCGCCATGATGCCGTTGCCTGGGGCTATGCGCGCGGCGCCGACAGCCGCGGCGTCGATATCATCCAGAATTGCGAGGTCACCGGCATCCGACGCGAAAACGGCCGCGTCGTCGGTGTCGAGACAAGCCAGGGCTTTATCGGTTGCGGCAAGCTGGCACTGGCAGCGGCCGGCAATTCCACCACCGTTGCCGATATGGTCGACCTGAAACTGCCGATCGAAAGCCATGTGCTGCAGGCTTTCGTCTCGGAAGGACTGAAACCATTTATCGACAATGTCGTCACCTTTGGCGCCGGGCACTTCTACGTCTCGCAGTCCGACAAAGGCGGCCTCGTCTTCGGCGGCGATATCGATGGCTACAATTCCTATGCCCAACGCGGCAATCTGGCGACGGTCGAGCATGTCGCCGAGGCCGGCGTCGCGATGATCCCTGCGCTTTCGCGTGTCCGGGTGCTGCGCGCCTGGGGCGGGGTGATGGACATGAGCATGGATGGCTCGCCGATCATCGACCGCACAGCTATCGACAATCTCTACCTGAACGCCGGCTGGTGTTACGGCGGCTTCAAGGCCACGCCCGCTTCCGGCTTCTGCTACGCCCACCTGATCGCCAAAAACGAACCGCATGAGACCGGTCGCGCCTTCCGGCTCGACCGCTTCGCGCGTGGCCGGATGATCGATGAAAAGGGCGTCGGCTCGCAACCCAATCTGCATTGA
- a CDS encoding GlxA family transcriptional regulator: MASDDLKNVQKIGFILIPGFALMSYASAVEPLRAANLLAGRDIYALSAHVVEGNAGMTSSGIPVPAAPLPGRGSGFHTVFVCAGGTPVDWNVPAVLACLRQLARDGVRIGGISGGPYLMAAAGLLEDRDFTIHWEHASALVEAFPGLAPRQARYVLDGNRITCGGGVAPLDMMHALISERMGSDFARRVSDWYLHTQVESSGAPQRASLAERYGVNHPGLLMVLEKMEATIEAPLDRQAMAKLAGLSPRHLDRLFSSQMGSSFLLEYRKLRLDHARRLLQQSPLSISEIAFATGFSSGGHFARSYRAAFGESPRAHRQPGSFERP, encoded by the coding sequence ATGGCGTCAGATGACCTGAAAAACGTCCAGAAGATCGGCTTTATCCTCATCCCGGGATTTGCGCTGATGTCTTATGCCTCGGCAGTTGAGCCGCTGCGCGCAGCCAATCTTCTTGCGGGCCGGGATATTTATGCGCTTTCAGCGCATGTCGTTGAAGGAAATGCCGGGATGACGTCTTCCGGCATTCCCGTCCCCGCCGCGCCGCTGCCGGGCCGTGGCTCCGGTTTCCATACCGTCTTCGTCTGCGCCGGCGGCACGCCGGTCGACTGGAATGTTCCGGCTGTGCTGGCCTGCCTGCGCCAGCTTGCCCGCGACGGCGTGCGCATCGGCGGCATTTCCGGCGGTCCTTATCTGATGGCAGCGGCGGGACTGCTGGAGGATCGCGACTTCACCATCCACTGGGAGCATGCGTCGGCCTTGGTGGAGGCCTTTCCCGGTCTTGCTCCCCGTCAGGCGCGCTATGTTCTCGATGGCAACCGCATCACCTGCGGCGGCGGCGTGGCCCCGCTCGACATGATGCACGCGCTGATCTCGGAACGTATGGGCTCGGATTTCGCCCGTCGGGTCAGCGACTGGTATCTTCATACCCAGGTGGAAAGCTCCGGTGCGCCCCAGCGGGCGTCGCTGGCGGAGCGTTACGGGGTCAATCATCCGGGCTTGCTGATGGTGCTCGAGAAGATGGAGGCGACGATCGAAGCGCCGCTCGATCGGCAGGCCATGGCCAAACTGGCCGGTCTTTCGCCACGTCACCTGGATCGTCTTTTTTCCAGCCAGATGGGCTCATCCTTCCTTCTCGAATATCGGAAACTGAGGCTTGATCATGCCCGGCGGCTGTTGCAGCAAAGCCCGCTTTCCATCTCTGAAATTGCATTCGCCACTGGATTTTCCAGCGGTGGACATTTTGCGCGGAGCTACCGTGCGGCATTCGGGGAGTCACCGCGAGCGCACCGTCAGCCCGGCAGTTTCGAGCGTCCTTAA